GGCCGGGCTGTTATTCTTCTTTTATTTCAGAAACAGAAAAGGGAACGAAAACGTATTGAAAAAAGAAGCGGATGCGGCGGCAGAAGCTAAAGAAGTTTCTCCGTACAGGGACAGACAGTTTATCTGGTTCAACATACTAACGGCTCTATATGCAATCTGTTTCTTTCAGTTGCTGAGTACACTGCCTTTGTTTTATAAAGAAGTCCATAAATTAACCGAAGCAGACATCGGGATATTGCTGGCCTATAGCGGTTTTGTGGTCTTTGCGCTGGAAATGCTGCTGGTGCATATTGCCGAACGTAAAATGACATCGGCACAGGTAATCATTTTAGGAACGATTTTATGCGGCTTGTCGTTTATAATGCTGGTACTGCCGGGTAAATACCTGGTATTGTATGTGTCCATGTTTGTTTTGTGTATCTCGGAAATCCTGGTAATGCCGTTTGTGGCTACCGTGACGGTTCAGCGTTCCGGAGCAACAAACAGAGGCGCTTATATGGGATTTGGCGCCCTGGCCTATTCTGCGGCCCATATCGTATCGCCTTATTTGGGAACCCGTGTAGCCGATTTTTACGGATTTGATACGCTGTGGATCGGAACCGGAGTACTGACTGTTTTTATTGCCTTTGGATTTTACGTTATAATGAAGAAAATGTAAGTAAAACAATTGCTTATTATTATTTCGGCGGATTTGTTTAAAAAGAATATTAAATAAAGACGCAATCGTTAATATTTTCTAAGGAACTCCCAATCGAATAGTTGAATTCGATTATCTTTGCCGATTGTAAAAAGTAAGTATGAAGTTCGATTTATTACACAAAGACCCGTTGTCAAAAGCCAGAGCGGGAAGTATAACTACAGATCACGGTGTTATTGAAACACCAATATTTATGCCTGTCGGAACAGTTGCTTCCGTTAAAGGAGTGCATCAGCGAGAATTAAAAAACGATATTAATCCCGATATTATTTTAGGAAATACCTATCATTTGTATTTGCGCCCACAAACCGAAATATTGGAAAAAGCGGGTGGATTGCACAAATTCATGAACTGGGACCGGAATATATTAACGGATAGCGGCGGTTATCAGGTATATTCCCTTTCTTCCAATAGAAAAATTAAAGAAGAAGGTGTAAAATTCAAATCGCACATTGACGGATCCTATCATTTTTTCTCACCGGAAAATGTGATGGAAATCCAGCGTACCATCGGAGCTGATATTATCATGGCATTCGATGAATGTACGCCATACCCTTGTGATTACCGGTATGCAAAACGTTCGATGCACATGACCCACCGTTGGTTGGACAGATGTATTGCACATTTGGATAAATTACCGTTTAAATACGGATACGAACAAACATTTTTCCCGATTGTACAGGGAAGTACCTATAAAGACCTGCGTCAGCAGTCGGCAGAATACATTGCCGGTGTAGGAGCGCAGGGTAATGCCATCGGAGGACTTTCTGTAGGGGAGCCTGCAGAAGAAATGTATGCGATGACAGAAGTGGTTACGGCCATTTTACCGGAAGACAAACCGCGTTATTTAATGGGAGTGGGAACACCGGTTAACATCCTTGAAAATATAGCATTGGGAATTGACATGTTCGATTGTGTGATGCCAACGCGTAATGCCCGTAACGGAATGTTATTTACAGCTAACGGTACAATTAACATTAAAAATAAAAAATGGGAAGACGATTTTTCCCCAATTGACGAAATGGGAATTACTTTTGTAGATACCGAATACTCAAAAGCCTATTTACGCCATTTATTTGCTGCTAACGAATACTTAGGGAAGCAAATCGCAACCATTCATAACTTAGGGTTTTATATGTGGCTGGTTCGCGAAGCCAGACAGCATATTTTAGCAGGTGATTTTTATGCATGGAAGGAAAAAATGGTAAAACAGATGAGCCAACGTTTATAATGCTAACAATTAATTTTCTATTCTAACTTGCGAATGAACATAATCGATAAATATATCCTAAAACGGTATTTAGCAACCTTCTCGGTCATGTTATTAATGTTTATTCCTATAGGAATCGTTATTGACGTCTCGGAGAAGATCAATAAAATGCTTGCTAATAAAGTACCTTTAGTAGCCATTTTAAAGTACTATTACGATTTTACAATATATTTTGCCAATTTACTTTTCCCGATATTCCTGTTCCTTTCCGTAATATGGTTTACCTCGAAACTGGCAAATAACACCGAGATCATTGCGATTTTAAGTTCCGGAATTTCGTTTAGCCGTTTTTTACGGCCGTACATTATCGGGGCAACGTTAGTATCGCTGTTTTCATTGGTTATGGGATTCTTTCTGGTGCCCAAGGCAAGTCAGGGATTTAACGATTTCCGTTACAATTACCTGTCCAGTAATCCAACCGTCAGGGAAAACCAGGATGTTTACCGGCAGATTAGTAAAGACGAATTTATCTATGTGAGTAATTTTAACTACGAATCCAAGATAGCGTTCAACTTTACCCTTGAAAAATTTAAAGGCGATCAGTTAGAATATAAAATCAATGCCAGCCGTATAAAATGGAATCCTGCCGACAGTACGTACACCTTATTCAATTACAGCAAGCGTACCATTGGAGAACTGGATGATAAAATTGAAAAACAGGAACAAAAGGACATGATTCTGGATTTTGACCTGGAAGATTTAACACCGGTTGTTTATGTTGCAGAAACCATGACCTTAGGAGAACTGAACCGGTTTATCGAAAAGGAAAAACAACGTGGTTCCCCCAATATCAACACCTATCTGGTTGTCAAATATAAAAAATACAGTATCCCTGTTTCGGCATTTATCCTGACCATTATTGCCGTTTCGGTTTCTTCCATGAAGCGAAGAGGAGGAATGGGTGTAAACTTAGCCCTGGGAATTGCGATAGCCTTTACCTTTATTTTCTTTGACAAGATTTTTGGAACACTGGCCGAAAAATCCAGCGTACCGCCTTTAGTGGCCGTATGGTTCTCTAATTTTGTTTTTGGAATTTTAGCGATTTACCTACTTAGAAATGCCAAACGATAATATTAAAAGTTACTTAAACCTCCATCTAATTGTTTTTATATGGGGGTTTACCGCTATTTTAGGCGGATTGATTTCCCTGGAAGCCCTGCCTTTGGTGTGGTATCGCATGATGGTAGCGGTATTTCTGGTATTACTTTACCTGTTATACCGAAAAAGACCGATAGCCGTTTCCGGGACTACGCTCGTGAAATTCCTTTTGGGCGGATTGGTCATTGCGCTGCACTGGCTGACCTTCTTTATGGCAATTAAAGTTTCCAACATTTCCGTAACATTAGCCTGTCTGTCTACCGGCGCTTTCTTTGCCTCATTTCTGGAACCCATTTTTTATGGAAGAAAAATGATCTGGTATGAAGTGCTTTTCGGCCTGATAGTCGTGTTGGGATTGGGAATCATCTTTAATGTGGAAGGCGACCATGTTAACGGAATAATCTTAGCGCTGACCTCGGCATTTTTATCGGCACTTTTTTCAGTGATCAACGGGAAGTTTGCCCAAAAACATGACGCAGGAGTCATCACTTTTTATGAACTGCTGGGCGGTGTCGGATTTCTGACGGTTTATATGCTGGTATCCGGATATTTTACCCGGGAATTCTTTGTACTGAGCTTATCCGATTGTATCTGGCTGCTGGTTTTAGGATCAGTTTGTACAGCCTATGCCTTTTTAGCCTCAGTGAAAGTCATGAAATATTTAAGCCCGTATACCGTAATGCTGACGATTAATCTGGAGCCTATTTACGGAATTATATTAGCCGTTTTGGTTTTCCGGGAAAAAGAAAAAATGAGCCCTTCTTTTTATGTGGGAGCGGCCATAATACTGCTTACGGTTCTGCTAAACGGAATCGCCAAGAACTATAAAAAAATAAAAACAAATTAATAAATTGTTACTACAATATAAAATGATAATTTATCTTTGTAGCTCAAACTAAACCCAAAAAGGTACTAAAAAATGGAATATTTAGATTTTGAACTTCCTATTAAAGAACTTGAAGATCAGTTAGATAAATGTCAGATAATCGGGCTGGAATCGGATGTTGATGTTTCTAATACGTGCAAACAAATTGAGAAAAAATTAGAAGAAACCAAGAGAAATATATATAAAAATCTAACGGCATGGCAACGTGTTCAGCTTTCGAGACATCCAAGCAGACCGTACACGATGGACCATGTCAGAGCCCTTTGCGGGGATACTTTCCTGGAACTTTTTGGAGACAGAGGCGTTAAGGACGACAAAGCAATGATTGGCGGACTTGGTAAAATTGGCGGACAGTCGTTCATGATTGTCGGACAACAAAAAGGATACAATACGAAAACCAGACAATTCCGTAACTTCGGAATGGCAAATCCGGAAGGATATAGAAAAGCACTTCGTTTAATGAAAATGGCCGAAAAATTCGGAATCCCTGTAGTTACATTAGTAGATACTCCGGGAGCATATCCGGGATTGGAAGCAGAAGAAAGAGGACAAGGGGAAGCTATTGCCAGAAACATCTTCGAAATGATTCGTCTGAAAGTGCCTATCATCACGGTTATCGTTGGTGAAGGAGCTTCAGGTGGAGCTTTGGGAATTGGTGTTGGTGATAAAGTTTACATGTTGGAAAATACCTGGTATTCTGTAATTTCTCCGGAATCGTGTTCTTCTATTTTATGGAGAAGCTGGGAATACAAAGAGCAGGCTGCCGAAGCGTTGAAATTAACTTCTTTCGATATGAAAAAACAAAAGTTAATTGACGATATTATCCCGGAACCGCTTGGTGGTGCTCATTACGACAGAGAAACGACTTTCAGAACCGTTGAACAATATATCACCAAAGGATATAACGAGTTGAAAGACTTATCAACAGAAGAATTAGTGGCTCAGCGTATGGAAAAATACAGTAGAATGGGTGAGTATAAAGAATAATCGAAATTACCTTACAAATCATAACATCCGGAGCCTTACAGCTTCGGATTTTTTTTAACTATTAACATTTTTTGAGAGGTTATGAACAGCACAAGACTAACAACTCAAAATATATTCACCTAAAAATTGGCTACCTTAGCAATATGGAAAACCTCAAAAATGTAAACCCAAACAGAGTAGATAAAACTACTATTATTAATCTGGAAAAAGGCAAATTACCACCTCAGGCATTAGACCTTGAAGAGGCGGTTCTGGGTGCCATGATGATTGATAAAAAAGGAGTGGATGAGGTTATCGATATTTTACAACCCGATGCTTTTTACAAAGATGCCCACAAGCATATCTTTGAAGCCATTGTAGAACTTTTTAACGATACACAGCCGATTGACCTTCTGACCGTTTCCGCACAGCTGCGAAAAAACGGGAAGTTAGAATTAGCCGGAGGCGATTTTTACCTGATTCAGCTGACTCAGAAAATATCATCTTCCGCACACATTGAGTTTCACTCAAGAATTATATTGCAGAAATACATTCAGCGAAGCCTTATCAAAATTTCAAATGAAATTATTGAAGAATCGTATGATGAAACGACCGATGTATTCGACTTGTTGGACAAAGCCGAATCCAAACTGTATGAAGTAACGCAGGGAAACATTAAAAGAAGTTCCGAAACGGCACAAAGTTTAGTGATCCAGGCAAAAAAACGTATTGAAGAAATTGCCAATAAAGAAGGATTGAGCGGAATCCCTACCGGTTTCCACGATCTGGATAAACTTACTTCCGGTTGGCAGCCTTCCGATTTAATTATTATCGCAGCACGTCCGGGTATGGGTAAAACCGCATTCGTACTTTCAATGGCAAGAAATATGGCTATCGATGCC
This region of Flavobacterium inviolabile genomic DNA includes:
- a CDS encoding MFS transporter, which translates into the protein MKRFLDIYLDSYRGLSKPAWMLALVIFINRSGAMVLPFLGIYMTEALHFSLKEAGTVLSCFGLGAVTGSWLGGWLTDKVGHFKVQTVSLLLSVPMFCLLPLFKTVETLAVGIFILSVITDSFRPANSVSVAYYAKPENITRAFSLNRMAINLGFSIGPALGGLLAIISYSWLFYGNAIGAVLAGLLFFFYFRNRKGNENVLKKEADAAAEAKEVSPYRDRQFIWFNILTALYAICFFQLLSTLPLFYKEVHKLTEADIGILLAYSGFVVFALEMLLVHIAERKMTSAQVIILGTILCGLSFIMLVLPGKYLVLYVSMFVLCISEILVMPFVATVTVQRSGATNRGAYMGFGALAYSAAHIVSPYLGTRVADFYGFDTLWIGTGVLTVFIAFGFYVIMKKM
- the tgt gene encoding tRNA guanosine(34) transglycosylase Tgt; translated protein: MKFDLLHKDPLSKARAGSITTDHGVIETPIFMPVGTVASVKGVHQRELKNDINPDIILGNTYHLYLRPQTEILEKAGGLHKFMNWDRNILTDSGGYQVYSLSSNRKIKEEGVKFKSHIDGSYHFFSPENVMEIQRTIGADIIMAFDECTPYPCDYRYAKRSMHMTHRWLDRCIAHLDKLPFKYGYEQTFFPIVQGSTYKDLRQQSAEYIAGVGAQGNAIGGLSVGEPAEEMYAMTEVVTAILPEDKPRYLMGVGTPVNILENIALGIDMFDCVMPTRNARNGMLFTANGTINIKNKKWEDDFSPIDEMGITFVDTEYSKAYLRHLFAANEYLGKQIATIHNLGFYMWLVREARQHILAGDFYAWKEKMVKQMSQRL
- a CDS encoding LptF/LptG family permease is translated as MNIIDKYILKRYLATFSVMLLMFIPIGIVIDVSEKINKMLANKVPLVAILKYYYDFTIYFANLLFPIFLFLSVIWFTSKLANNTEIIAILSSGISFSRFLRPYIIGATLVSLFSLVMGFFLVPKASQGFNDFRYNYLSSNPTVRENQDVYRQISKDEFIYVSNFNYESKIAFNFTLEKFKGDQLEYKINASRIKWNPADSTYTLFNYSKRTIGELDDKIEKQEQKDMILDFDLEDLTPVVYVAETMTLGELNRFIEKEKQRGSPNINTYLVVKYKKYSIPVSAFILTIIAVSVSSMKRRGGMGVNLALGIAIAFTFIFFDKIFGTLAEKSSVPPLVAVWFSNFVFGILAIYLLRNAKR
- a CDS encoding DMT family transporter, which produces MPNDNIKSYLNLHLIVFIWGFTAILGGLISLEALPLVWYRMMVAVFLVLLYLLYRKRPIAVSGTTLVKFLLGGLVIALHWLTFFMAIKVSNISVTLACLSTGAFFASFLEPIFYGRKMIWYEVLFGLIVVLGLGIIFNVEGDHVNGIILALTSAFLSALFSVINGKFAQKHDAGVITFYELLGGVGFLTVYMLVSGYFTREFFVLSLSDCIWLLVLGSVCTAYAFLASVKVMKYLSPYTVMLTINLEPIYGIILAVLVFREKEKMSPSFYVGAAIILLTVLLNGIAKNYKKIKTN
- a CDS encoding acetyl-CoA carboxylase carboxyltransferase subunit alpha, with translation MEYLDFELPIKELEDQLDKCQIIGLESDVDVSNTCKQIEKKLEETKRNIYKNLTAWQRVQLSRHPSRPYTMDHVRALCGDTFLELFGDRGVKDDKAMIGGLGKIGGQSFMIVGQQKGYNTKTRQFRNFGMANPEGYRKALRLMKMAEKFGIPVVTLVDTPGAYPGLEAEERGQGEAIARNIFEMIRLKVPIITVIVGEGASGGALGIGVGDKVYMLENTWYSVISPESCSSILWRSWEYKEQAAEALKLTSFDMKKQKLIDDIIPEPLGGAHYDRETTFRTVEQYITKGYNELKDLSTEELVAQRMEKYSRMGEYKE